The sequence ATTATAAAAAATTGTCACATAACATGTCCATCGAATAATATATGATCAGTAGCGGATGCTGAAATTTTTTTATTGGGAGAGTCGGGACTCGGGAGACTATTGTTCGAATTTTATATACAAGTATAGAGATAAAATAGAATTTTGGTTTCCCACAACAAGCTACGCCTCTGAATATATGATAGTGGAACCAAATATAACTTTCCCATTTACTCTGTCTCTCTCTTGAGGGAAAAAGAGATTTTCACTATCAATGATAATCAAGTGCAACAATATCATTCATATGCGAAATTCGAGGTAGAAATGATCCGTAGCATAACACccaattataaaatgaaaactCGAGATTGAAACAAAATATTCAAAGCGAGAAAAAGTTAAGCTCAAAGAAAAAGCTGCAAGTTTGGGTGAGTGCATACATCCCTATAGCATGTCTTTGTCAAATTACATATAGTGTCCAACTCTACAATTTCTTGGATCGCcagttattttaaatattattatgtgTTTCTTGTCCTTGTAGATATAAAATGAAACTATTTCTCTTCCCAGACTTCATCAACTATGTACACCACCAGATTTTTATTTCACATTCAATCTTCAACGAGCTCAGTCAAATCGACAAACCTGAATTTCCTGGACAACAAAGCAGTTTCATTTCTGATGCAAATGCTGAATGAGATATGCCTACAAACTCCGTTCGATGAAATCCCAGATCCTCTCCTCCATGTATACACGGTCCCTGTTTCCACGAGGCATGTGGCGCTCGTCTGGGAAGATCAACAGCTCATAAGGCTTCCTGGCAGCCACAAGTGTGTTGACAAGCCTCGCGGTGTGTCTGAAATGCACATTTTCATCGATCATCCCATGCACCAGGAGCAGCTTCCCTTCCATGTTGTCAATGTGATGCATAACAGAACTTTGTAAATAGGCTGATTCATTTTCAGAGGGCATTCCCATGTACTTTTCTGTATAGAATGTGTCGTATCCATCCCATGATGTCACAGGAGCACCTGAAACTGCACATTTGAATACTTCGGGGAACTTTGCCAGTGCCATTGCTGAGAGATATCCACCATAACTCCATCCGTACAGTCCAATATGGCCGTCTTTAGCTAACCCTTGCTTGATGAGCCACTCGGCTCCAGTGAGTTGATCCTCAGCATCAATCTGGCCACATTTGTACTTGAGCGCACCTGCAAACTTGAGCCCGCGTCGAGCAGTTCCTCTATTATCCATCTGATACAGGAATAGCAGCCAGAAtaagaaataaatcaaactaTCATCTCCTTTATTAGAAGTTAAACTAATAAACGTCtcaaaaaaaagttttaaacTAATAAAGAAAACAGGGAAAATTAAGTGACAAAAATTCAGAGCATATGAAAGCATTTAAAGTATGCTTGTGTGTTGGACCGCAGATAGAATATATtccaaaagaaaataataagtGGCAAGATTAGATGCAACCCAAAGCATCAAAAATTGGATTCCcgaaagcaaaacaaaaaatcTAACCTTCCAAACTAATATGCCTTTACTACTGAGATACTGAGCTCTCATGTCGACAGTGTTTATCCAAGAATCACAGACTAGCTGTACGCTGGGACCACCATACACGTGAACCATTGTCTTGTAAGGTGGTGGTCCGAATCTTGCAGTATCGGGTTTATATAGTGCCCCGTACAAGGTGGTTCCATCCTTAGCCTTCACTTGAACTATTTCAGGAGGCACAAGTGCGAGTTCCTTAAACCTGGGAATGTGGATGGGCTGCTCATAAACAGAAGCAATGAAGCTTCCGTCCTGCAACGAGTGTAGCGTTATTTTGGGAGGCGAACCTAGGGAATCGTAGATATCCACAAACCTTTGCAACTGATGATCAAGCACAACACCATGTTTTCCCTTTCCATGGGTTAATCTTAGGGGAGTCTGCAAGGAACCGCTCGCATCTGGGAACAACTCCGTTCGATAAAGATGTGATTCCAAAGGACCATCCAGGGTTCCAGTGAAATACACAATTTCAGTAGCCTCATTTACACCAGCAACATGCTCAACCATCCAATCACCTTGAGTAATAGGTCCTAAACACACACCATCAGAATCGTACAAATATAAATGTCTGAATCCCGTTTTTTCGCTTGCCCAAATGAATCCTCCAGATGACCGATGAGGTAATTTGTCTAAAGGGGTGAAACAATCATGCAAATTTATCCAAGTTTCACTATCTTCTTGCAAAATTACTTCCCTCTGCCCAGTTTTGATATCAAACTTGAGGATCTTCAATTTAGACTGAGTTCGATTCAACACCTGAGCAGTAAGAATGTTTCCGTGCATCCAATTGACTCTTGCCAAATATTCTTCATCTTCCGCCTGCTCTCCTCCGCAGAGAAGATCCATCCAACTAACTGGTCCACCAGTGGCAGGAACAACTCCCAAGCGGACTTTCACATTTGGACCGCCAGCAAAAGGGTATGCATGATCTTCCTGTGCATCGGAGCCCACTGAACTTTTGCCTTGGTGCATGATCCTATAGAGAGGTACCTCCGATGAATCAACCTCAGTAAATGCA comes from Salvia miltiorrhiza cultivar Shanhuang (shh) chromosome 3, IMPLAD_Smil_shh, whole genome shotgun sequence and encodes:
- the LOC131014687 gene encoding uncharacterized protein LOC131014687, coding for MQSLIESGKKKNLKRSWFEMPVTDTTVANALDNCTIFPVEEIAQHPLPGYGVPTAISFSLDDCLIAYLFSQDQTLNRNLFVFDPKSGKHDLFFSPPDGGLDENNVSAEEKLRRERLRERGLGVTRYEWVKTSPRRKRLIVPLPAGIYSQENDDKTELLIPSASGSPIIDPHLSPDGTRLAYVRDNELHVSSLLYNVSKQLTVGANENAITHGLAEFIAQEEMDRKNGYWWSLDSKFIAFTEVDSSEVPLYRIMHQGKSSVGSDAQEDHAYPFAGGPNVKVRLGVVPATGGPVSWMDLLCGGEQAEDEEYLARVNWMHGNILTAQVLNRTQSKLKILKFDIKTGQREVILQEDSETWINLHDCFTPLDKLPHRSSGGFIWASEKTGFRHLYLYDSDGVCLGPITQGDWMVEHVAGVNEATEIVYFTGTLDGPLESHLYRTELFPDASGSLQTPLRLTHGKGKHGVVLDHQLQRFVDIYDSLGSPPKITLHSLQDGSFIASVYEQPIHIPRFKELALVPPEIVQVKAKDGTTLYGALYKPDTARFGPPPYKTMVHVYGGPSVQLVCDSWINTVDMRAQYLSSKGILVWKMDNRGTARRGLKFAGALKYKCGQIDAEDQLTGAEWLIKQGLAKDGHIGLYGWSYGGYLSAMALAKFPEVFKCAVSGAPVTSWDGYDTFYTEKYMGMPSENESAYLQSSVMHHIDNMEGKLLLVHGMIDENVHFRHTARLVNTLVAARKPYELLIFPDERHMPRGNRDRVYMEERIWDFIERSL